The segment ATTTGTTGAAAGGCTCTAAGGATGGTGGACTGAAGGCAGTTGAATTTGAAATTATGAATGCCGTGTTAAAGTGAAATGGCTCCAGTCTTTTAAAGAATACAGAGGACATATGGTTTTCACTGCCCTCATTTATATTCAATAAAATGGGTGGGATTCAGTTTTTACTAACATGTGATTTTGAAATGACAAACTGGCCCTTTAAACTATCCACTTTTATCAACAGGTTTAGTTCCAATGGAAAACGGTCTTCAAACACAGTTTCAGTCCTCATAATGTTCCTTATGGAATAACAGAGTCATACTGAGTAGGAGGAAGTCTATTTTTATGGAAAACTGGATGGAGAAAGATATATGGTCTATTGTACATTTAATGGACAATTATGGTCAATTTTTTGAACTGAAAGAATTTATTAATAAATATAATGTTGAATGCTCCATGGCAGATTATAAAAAGGTAATTCAAAACATCCCAAGTGCCCTTATTCAGCTAGTGAAGAATAGCTTGTCGACCATAACAACACCTAGATTGCCCAAAATTAAAATCGGGTGTGTAGATTTTTTGAAtaacaaatgtaataataaatttaTTAGAGAACACCTTGTTGACTCCATATACCCGGGAAAAACTAGGAGCACCTCTTCCTCCAAAATACAGCAAATGATAGATCAATGATAAgaacaaaatttttaaaatttccaCTTCCTCCAAAATATAAGGAGATACATTTCAAAACTATTAATAACATATATCCATCaaatgaattcattaaaaaaagattcaaatttGAAGTAGAAAATTGTCAAATGTGTGATAAAATGTGGAAACGACAGAACATCTATTTTTGCTTGTGAAATTGTCCAAAATATATGGAGATGTGTTCATGATTGCTGTCCTCTAGTTCTATGAAATGGACTTCTCTCTTATAATGACATTCAGACGGGTGTAATCCTCAAAATAAAAAGATGAGTTTTTGAtgaataataattatagtaacaAAATATTACAACATAAATGCAGATGTGCTAAAACTTCCCCCTCATGGTCTGCACTTAAAAAACTCCttttgtttaaaaagtgtttgaaaataatTGATAATGCCCAAGCTAGAAACTGTCACACTAAGAAAATCTTCAACTGTGCTGAACCccttgtaccttttttttttttttttttttttttatcttttcttttatttgtatagtcttagttattttatttttaccttaaGCTTTCAGATATTTTCTGATTCATATAACATGTTGGAGGTGTGATTCTCTTTTGTTATTTGCACATATGGACAGAAATGAGTAtgtccccttttttttttgtatttgtatttgtacttgttgcaataaaaataaaaataaaaaaatgtgtccCTTTCATTTACTGTCCATTCTCATATACACCTACAAATAAATAAGCTTTATCAACCTGTATATTTAACCTGTGTATTCGAATTTTATGTTTGACCAGCAGTAAAATTAGCAACAGAACTCCTAGCTAATGCTAACGGTTATCTTCAACTTTAACTTTAGCTAATGCTTTAACAATATCTGATGTAAAAGGGTtagtttgatttttaaaaaaatataaaataagctTAAACATGCTATGTGTCATTTATCGCTTTTCTAACCACTTAATTACTCTACCGTTACCTTTGAAAATCACTCTTCCGCTTGCGGCTAAAGCTAAATCCAACTGTCAGTTAGCTTTAGCCAGTGATAGACAGGATTCATTTACTGCTAGCTTATAGCATTAGCTTATAGCAGGCTAGTTTCTGAGGTCTGAAAATCAATGTCCTGCTTCATAAATGTTTCTTAATTTGAATGAGAAACAAGCAGTGATATTTTCATGTAGATCTATTATAATTAGATCAACCACATATGGGTAGTAAATTAGTAAAGTATTTTCCAGGTGTTTAATTTGAACAGATACCCAGTATTTCATGTCAcatatattaaattattaaaattaaactgTGGAGTTTTCTCTTTTCCAATTTGCACATATTGATACAAATGTGCTCTCACTTATGCATAAGTTTTCCATTTAGACCTTCTAGCAGTCATGTAAACTTTAATTAGAACAATATTCCAAAAATACTTTATAACAACAATTCTTTGATTAGAGATTCACAAATGAGTAAATACCAAAGTTAAAAGCAGATACTGAAGAaatccataaaaataaataatacataacaaAAGATGGACGTCTTTCATCAAAATAAGGACTTTATTGTGATTTGAAGAGCATATAAACCACCGCAACCGTTAGACAAACGCTCACAGATGAAACATGGTGGTCAGAGTCGAACCAACGGTCGAGAAGGTTTGATTCCTAGGACGATGGAAGGAAGAGGGGGCTGATGGGAAAGAAGAGGGCTGATGGAAGgaagaggggctgatgggaaggaagaggggctgatgggaaggaagaggggctgatgggaaggaagaggggctgatgggaaagaagaggggctgatgggaaggaaggaggggctgatgggaaagaagaggggctgatgggaaggagaggggctgatgggaaggagaggggctgatgggaaagaaGAGGGCTGATGGGAAGgaagaggggctgatgggaaagaaGAGGGGCTGATGGAAGgaagaggggctgatgggaaagaagaggggctgatgggaaggaaggaggggctgatgggaaagaaGAGGGGCTGATGGAAGGAAGAGGGGCTGATGGGATAgaagaggggctgatgggaaagaagaggggctgatgggaaggaagagggctgatgggaaggaagaggggctgatgggaaggaAGAGGGTCTGATGGGATAgaagaggggctgatgggaaagaaGAGGGGCTGATGGAAGgaagaggggctgatgggaaggaagaggggctgatgggaaggaAGAGGGGCTGATTGGAATGAAGAGGTGGCTGATGGAAAGAAGAGGGGCTGATGGGATCgaagaggggctgatgggaaagaaGAGGGGCCTGATGGGAAGGAAGAGGGCTGATGGGAAGGGAAGAGGGGCTGATGGAAGGAAGAGTGGCTGATGGGAAGGCCGGTGTGCCACCTGGAGTTACTCCTTAGTGAACATGTGATGAACCATGTCACACACACGGTTCCTGTAACCGAACTCATTATCGTACCTGCAGAGAAAACACAGGATCAGTACTGACAGTGTCCAGAACCAGGGGGCGCTCAAGTGGACGCCGAGGACTCACCAGGACCAAGTTTGACAAAGTGGGTCGTTGAGTGCGATGCCGGCGCCGGCGTCGAAGATGGAGGAGTGAGGGTCGCCATTGAAATCTGTGACACGACCTGAAAACAGCAGAACATTCAGACCACAGGTGTGAAACAGatggcccctgggccaaaaccggcccgccaaagggtccaaaaccggccctctaAAAGGTCCAAacccactttgttttagtgtaaatacatgaaaatatttacatttacatagagaaaaatgtgcagttgtcattctttctctgttattctgacagtatttttcAGGTCCTGCCACatgagactgaactggtctgatgtgaacctgaactaaaaggattgttcatattttagtgtaatttttgcatttcacaaattcatccaaagggccagactggaccctttggtgggtggactggaccctttggtgggttgactggaccctttggtgggccggactggaccctttggtgggtggactggaccctttggtgggtgactggaccctttggcgggccggactggaccctttggtgggtggactggaccctttggcgggtcggatttgcccccctgggccacatgtttgacacctgtgggttaaagggttTCAGAAACACTTAATAATGTTTAAGGGAAGTTTAACAACATTTGGctcaagaagaaaaaagatttcaaaTGTGAAACTGAACACTAGAGCGTCTGGTTCATGAAGTCATTCTGAAAAGTTCATTAAAAACCAAATCCTGTTTGCACACCATTTACACAGATTCCATTTATCTTTTCAGCTGATTATTTCAACTCAAATCTTCTATAAATGTTCTACATAATGAATCTGTTCCATCGGCAATCTGATCCTTCATCTCATTTAAATAGACATGCTGCCCTCTGGTGGCCCTTCATGGATCTACAGCTCTACACTGAACTGATCCTGCTTGGATCTGATCCGGTCTGTGTGGTCTGTGTTTCTTCTACTGCTCCTCGGTGTATCCCAGAATCCCCTTCATGGATCCCTCAGACGCCGCCTTGATCACCCTCTTGATGTCGTCGTACTTGCCTGAACACATTTACACACCAGTTCCGCCAAACGATTAGTAAACACAATCCATTTGAGTTGGCTGAGGGCTCACCAAACTGGGACTGTTCAAACAgctgaaactaaactaaagtaaagttCGTTAAACTGAACTACATAAAAGTtaattaaactaaagtaaaagaaagttcattaaactaaagtaaatttaattaaatcaaactaaactaaattaaactaaagttaattaaactaaactaaattaaaccagGTTTACTCACAGGTTTCTGCAGACGAACTGTCAGATCCACCACGGACACGTTGGGCGTGGGCACGCGGAACGCCATCCCTGTCAGTTTACTGCAAACACAAACCAGCCGTTAGCATCAGCATTAGCTCACACACTCATTTACTTCCAGTTTCAGTAAATCAGTAATTCaatttcattttatatttgacatgcaGCTTTAGGAAGACACTAGATTTAAGATTAAAGTTAGGTACGAAGTAAGATACAGAAacctgagctaatgctaatggctAACTTTAACTGTCAGTTAACACTTGAAACTTTAGGTTTAAATGATATAAAAGGGttacatagttttttttaaacaaaataaaatctatTACCATAGCTAGCCAGTTCTATAGATATAGGATTAATTTAATGCTAGCTTATAGCATTAGCTAATAGCCAGCTAGTTTCTGAGGTCTGAAAATTAATGtcctgctaaataaatattttttgcttTGATGAAACAAGTAGTGATATTTTCACATggatctataataataataatgataataataataataataatatcccaGTTTCCAGATGTTTAATTTGCATACCTAATTCCTGTCAATTAATCTCTAAATGAACCCTTCCACACATTAAACCTGATCACATCTGAAACTGGACAGAATTTGAGTCAGTCCACGTtccataaaaactaaactacattcggacatgtttatgtttacagtgtGGGCTGATGGGAGCTGTGGTTTTGCAGTGTGGGCTGATGGGAGTTGTGGGTTTTCAAAGCCGCTTCGTACCCGTTCAGTTCTGGGATGACTTTCCCCACGGCTTTGGCGCACCGGTTGGAGGCGGGGATGATGTTCTGAGACGCACCACGTCCGTCCCTCCACATCTTCCCTGACGGACCATCCACCGTCTTCTGTGTGGCGGTGGTGGCGTGGACGGTGCTCTGGAcggacgagagagagagagacgagagagagagaaacagagagagagagaaacagagagagagagacagagagagagagacagacagagagagagagagagacagagagagagagacagagagagagagacagagacacagagagagacagagagagagagacagagagagagagagagagacagagagagagagagagagacagagagagagagagagagagacacagagagagacagagagagagagacagagagagagagagagagacagagagagagagacagagagagagagagagagagagacacagagagagagagacacagagacagagacacagagagagagagagagagagagacagagagagcgtCCGTCACAAACGTCCACAGGCTTCATTTAGGCTTTGACCAAATGTTCAGGAATTCAAACtgtttgaatgtcagtgtgtcCAGTTTCAGAGGCTCagatggacagttggacagttggacagttggacagttggACTCTGAAGCAGCTTCACCTTCTGTTCATGGTTTGAACaccaagaattaaaaaaaaaaaaaaaacaaaacatgaagaatTTACTCACTTTTCAGTAGTTTTATTTTCACCATTCAACTCAATttgtttgattttgttcatttattcattattttattcaactcttgtttagtttttctcatttcattcattatcttattcaatttttatttaatttggcTCATTTTGTACCTATTTAACTCAATTTTGGTCCAGTTTCGTTCatcattttactcagtttttgttgttttttggacagtggaatttttacactttgtaggtTCATCCCAGGGGACGCATTGGAACGTTTGGGGGGGGCGCATTTGGAccccaggacacatgtttgacagccctggtgtagatGCACATAACGCAGCAGAGAACTGACACTGAAACTCATCTGGACTCCAACCACAGAAGGTTCTGTGGTAGTGGACTGGACCCTGGTCCTGGTGGGAactggaccagacctggacctggaccagacctggacttagaccagacctggacctggacttagaccagacctggaccagacctGGTTCCAGTTCTAATGTGGACCTGGGTGTGTGCGTGGCGGACTCGTACCATCAACCCCTCCACGATGCCGAAGCTGTCGTTGATGACCTTGGCCAGCGGAGCCAGGCAGTTGGTGGTGCAGGAGGCGTTGCTATGGAGACACAGGTGTTAAAAATAAACCCGCGTTAACGTCGGCGCTATTTAAAGCCACGCTCTTGGTCTGACATTAGTCCAGATGTCCAGGACGGTCCCTGAAGGCAACACGACTCAGATGAGTTCAACCCAGTCTAAAAACACCAACCGACCTGACCACCTTCAGGGAGTTGTTGTACTTCTCGTGGTTGACGCCCATCACGAACATGGGGGCGTCAGCGCTGGGGGCGGAGATCACCACCCGCTTAGCCCCGCCCTTCAGGTGAGCCTGGGAGGGcagaggaggtcaaaggtcaacagacCACTCAGGTCACAACTTATTAAACAGGTGGGGAAACAACTTTATTATGAGATCCATGAATAAGGTCATGTGATTTGTTGAAGTCACTGAAGCTCCACCCACATTCTGCCGGtgagtgtaatcctcagtgtaaacctcagtgtatttaaacttcagtgtaaacctcagtgtaatcctcagtgtaaacctcagtgtaaacctcagtgtgtgtaaacctcagtgtaatcctcagtgtaatcctcagtgtatttaaacctcagagtaatcctcagtgtaatcctcagtgtatttaaacctcagtgtaatcctcagtgtatttaaacctcagtgtaatcctcagtgtatttaaacctcagtgtaaacctcagtgtatttaaacctcagtgtaaacctcagtgtatttaaacctcagtgtaaacctcagtgtaaacctcagtgtatttaaacctcagtgtaaacctcagtgtatttaaacctcagtgtaaacctcagtgtatttaaacctcagtgtaacctcagtgtatttaaacctcagtgtaatcctcagtgtatttaaacctcagtgtaatcctcagtgtaatcctcagtgtatttaaacctcagtgtaaacctcagtgtaatcctcagtgtaaacctctgtgtaaacctcagtgtgtgtaaacctcagtgtaatcctcagtgtaatccttagtgtatttaaacctcagtgtaagcctcagtgtaatcctcagtgtaatcctcagtgtaaacctcagtgtaaacctcagtgtatttaaacctcagtgtaatcctcagtgtaaacctcagtgtatttaaacctcagtgtaatcctcagtgtaatccttagtgtatttaaacctcagtgtaaacttcagtgtatttaaacctcagtgttaacctcagtgtattttaacctcagtgtaaacctcagtgtatttaaacctcagtgtaaacctcagtgtatttaaacttcagtgtaaacctcagtgtaatcctcagtgtaaacctcagtgtaaacctcagtgtgtgtaaacctcagtgtaatcctcagtgtaaacctcagtgtatttaaacctcagtgtaatcctcagtgtaatccttagtgtatttaaacctcattgtaaccctcagtgtatttaaacctcagtgtatatctcagtgtaatcctcagtgtatttaaacctcagtgtaaacctcagtgtaaacctcagtgtaatcctcagtgtatttaaacctcagtgtaaacctcagtgtaatcctcagtgtatttaaacctcagtgtaaacctcagtgtatttaaacctcagtgtaaacctcagtgtaatcctcagtgtatttaaacctcagtgtaatcctcagtgtaatcctcagtgtatttaaacctcagtgtaaacctcagtgtaatcctcagtgtatttaaacctcagtgtaatcctcagtgtatttaaacctcagtgtaaacctcagtgtatttaaacctcagtgtaatcctcagtgtatttaaacctcagtgtaaacttcagtgtatttaaacctcagtgtaaacctcagtgtatacctcagtgtaatcctcagtgtatttaaacctcagtgtaaacctcagtgtaatcctcagtgtatttaaacctcagtgtaatcctcagtgtatttaaacctcagtgtaaacctcagtgtatttaaacctcagtgtaatcctcagtgtaaacctcagtgtatttaaacctcagtgtaatcctcagtgtaatccttagtgtatttaaacctcattgtaaccctcagtgtatttaaacctcagtgtatacctcagtgtaatcctcagtgtatttaaacctcagtgtaaacctcagtgtaatcctcagtgtatttaaacctcagtgtaatcctcagtgtatttaaacctcagtgtaacctcagtgtatttaaacctcagtgtaaacctcagtgtaatcctcagtgtatttaaacctcagagtaatcctcagtgtaatcctcagtgtatttaaacctcagtgtaatcctcagtgtatttaaacctcagtgtaatcctcagtgtatttaaacctcagtgtaaacctcagtgtatttaaacctcagtgtaaacctcagtgtatttaaacctcagtgtaaacctcagtgtatttaaacctcagtgtaaacctcagtgtatttaaacctcagtgtaaacctcagtgtatttaaacctcagtgtaatcctcagtgtatttaaacctcagtgtaaacctcagtgtatttaaacctcagtgtaaaactcagtgtatttaaacctcagtgtaatcctcagtgtatttaaacctcagtgtaatcctcagtgtatttaaacctcagtgtaaacctcagtgtaatcctcagtgtaaacctctgtgtaaacctcagtgtgtgtaaacctcagtgtaatcctcagtgtaatccttagtgtatttaaacctcagtgtaagcctcagtgtaatcctcagtgtaaacctcagtgtaaacctcagtgtatttaaacctcagtgtaatcct is part of the Sphaeramia orbicularis unplaced genomic scaffold, fSphaOr1.1, whole genome shotgun sequence genome and harbors:
- the LOC115416843 gene encoding glyceraldehyde-3-phosphate dehydrogenase-like, which encodes MVYMFKFDSTHSLWKHGEVKAEGGKLVIGRMRITVFHERDPAHIRWGDAGVDYVVESTGVFTTIEKASAHLKGGAKRVVISAPSADAPMFVMGVNHEKYNNSLKVVSNASCTTNCLAPLAKVINDSFGIVEGLMSTVHATTATQKTVDGPSGKMWRDGRGASQNIIPASNRCAKAVGKVIPELNGKLTGMAFRVPTPNVSVVDLTVRLQKPVSKYDDIKRVIKAASEGSMKGILGYTEEHSVSCDFNGDPHSSIFDAGAGIALNDPLCQTWSWYDNEFGYRNRVCDMVHHMFTKE